The sequence below is a genomic window from Brachyhypopomus gauderio isolate BG-103 unplaced genomic scaffold, BGAUD_0.2 sc51, whole genome shotgun sequence.
AAACAGTTCCGAACATAGTGCGTGCAAATACACCACAGTCACCTATATCAATCCACTGACTAAcagtgtatcataatgaaaaatgAATGAATCTTAATGACATTAATACAACCCTGTTCTGCAAAATGATatgttttcatgactaaaatttATTTAGGGAATATTTCATGTCATTTTTAATAGAAAAATACATTCCTTCTGTTTCTTTTAAGAAAAAGTTGTGGATTTATACCCTGGttgcccactagatgtcactgtggctGTGATGATTGGAACGTTTCACAAGATCGAATAATTTTCTGAATCAATTGGTTCTCCCAAAAGCCCCACGTTTGCCATCACTACTTGAGagcaacccattctttcacaaatgttagtaaaaaacagtctgcatgcctatgtccttaattttatacacctgtggccatggaagtgattggaacacctgattctgatcatttggatgggagagcaaatacttttggccatATAGTGTTTGTGCTTCTCAATAAATTAGAtcattaaataattaatttattttaacaatTCAATACATGCATGTATTCTATAGATTCATGACATagtgatctatttcaagtgtttatttctgttaatgttgattattatggcttacagccaatgaaaatCCAAAAGTCATTATCTTAGAAAAATTGACGCAAATCACCTGCAAAGGCTTCCTAAGACTTTAAAATGGTCCCTTGGTGTGGTTTAAGGGGAATACTGCTGACTAGACAGATGTCCAGAACACTGGCACACTCCACAAAGAGGGTAAGCCACAAAAGGCCATTTCTAAAGAAGCTGGCTGTTCACTGAGTGCTGTATCTAAACATATTAATGTAAAGTTGAGTAGAAGAAAAAGTGTGGTAGAAAAAAGTGTACAAGCAACCGGGATAACCGCAAAAAAGATGGTCAAGAAAAGGCCATTCAAAAATTTGGGGGAGATTCACAAGGAGTGGACTGCTGCTGGAGTCAGTGCTTCAagatccaccacacacacagacctctttCTGGTTGTTGAATGGGAAGTAAGAGAGGATGAGCTTTTACTGGATTTTGAGGAGGAGGGTATAGCGCACATTGACTGCAGTGGTTCTTCTAAGTTCTTGCCTTCTGACTCACCATGCTCTTCCTCAACATTTTCCAGCATAGGCTACTAcccatcagctggcccagtccgcgctgagcaggttagtctgactggagcgggggaggtaataacaccgttaaacagcagcgtgactacgggccgcagtgcgcggcagtggctcctccacgggctgattAAACCACCGGTGGCCAGCTGCCcggcggcccaccggggaaatccccgatAGTAATGTAtaccagtccgcccctgcttcATTCCCATGATTTGGAAGTAACTGGTCACTGGTAGATATATCTTGGAAGTCTGAAGATAATGATGTCAAATTCCTAGTATGTCCTATCAGAGCCTCGCTCATCGCTCCTGAATTTTTGTTTTCATAAGTAGAGAAGAGTTTCATCAACATCAGATCTCTCTCATGGTCGTTCAGGCAACATTCAGCTTTttaggaagcttcctaatggagacattgacaagactaaagttgtttgcagctTATGCAAcgtggaattagtttattgtaggagttctacaagtctgaagtaccatttaaacacaaagcacccgtttgctaatgctgctgacgctgggtcaagcactgatgcagcccaggggaagagtcaccaccgccgaaaacaggttaaatgtactaaatgttggattacatttcaaatctcatgtttagctgaataaacatgttatcaaccacTTTTAATATACAGTATAGGGTTACAAATTCATTTTTGACTGAATATTCCCTCTGTATGTAggcatacagtactattttcatgtttaactgaataaaccgttgaacacgagtagcctaccttttattgagcatgttttttttttttcttcaagtatcaaagtagaacagctttctcaagcagtcattgatgcattttggaaacaggagatgagcccctggtctgcaccctctgtattaagaaaccctctCAAAAACTgattaattaaaacaaatagTTTTTACAGTTTGTTGGACAGACAGATTTGTAGACAGGCTTCAGGATCAGCAGACAGACCGTTTTGCATGTGATTGACAGATAGTTCAGAACAATTGTCAGTATGCAGACAAACATCCATGAAGGACAACAAACAGGTAAGTAAagcagcacacgtgtgtgtgtgtgtgtgtgtgtgtgtgtaggaaaacTCCACCAGGCAAGCAATGGGGTTCATATATCCCTGTGTGATTGATGGAGAAGGCAGTTTAAAGAACCAACAAAATGTCAGGTTTATTAGTAGATGAGTGTGAGCTAATATGGCAAGCAACAGACCATGCAGTTGCCCTTTTTATTCATGTGCTATGTGTTGCTTTTTAGTCATTTCTAAGGTTTTTATGACTTAATTAATAACCATTACTTTTTTAACTTTAGGCATAACAAGGGAACTCTTTACATCTGTGTGATTCTCTCCTACTCTCTTTTCTCAGAGTTATGGCTATTGTATTTTAATACAGCTGAATCCCTAAATACAACAAGACGAGTGTGACACAGCGGTTGATTCGTGTCCGTTAGGAGGAGCAAAAACAGATTCGTCGTGGGTCATTTACGTCATGCCATCTTCAGTCTGTCACTGAACAGAGTAGACGCAGAGAGAGGTGGACATCTCTCTCTGAAATGAAATGAGACGTTAACCAATCCTATTACTTGCTTACATACATTTTTGTATGTACACACATCTTACTTATATATATCTTGTACCTTTAAAAGGGCGACATCTAAACCACGCAGAAAACAGAAACTGTGGTGGAAACAGGTGGAAATATACATTCCAGTACTAAACAAAACCGTGGCAAATTATGTGGACACATACCGTTCATCAAATAAATTATAATAGCTCTAGGTATAGTAGCTAAGCGGGCTTTTAGACATACAGCACCATGTCAAAATATACAATTAgatggaaaaaatatatatactacAATGACTACTAAAATTACAAAATTAAAAAGATGTTTAAGTTTAATTCACTTTTATAGCGCTGAAACAAGTGTGAAATGAGTGAAATATAATGCTTGCGCCTTGTAGACGTAGACTAGTGTGACATCATAATACATTTCAGGTCagagtttatttacctctgatccacatctatgattcaatgatgattcaatgagttactagttcgctctggcaccaaccaccggcgatcgacagatcgcgatataatacttaatttgtgttcattttacgttcgctacgttacgttaccccccccccccccccccgctcaacaacttacattcgccgCCGCCCCCTCTtgacaatttaaactcgccaccttaaaatctcactccaagcgaacgtcaaaagttggcaaccttggaACACCCAATTCCTTAAGTGTCAATGTCATTGTTTAGTCCTATGTGAAACGAACCTAACAGGAATGAAATAGCAATATTTTAAGCTTATTTCATAAATTGTTGAATATTCTAAACCACAGCATAAAAACTTAAATTATTGAATTGAAAAAGAACACAGATCTTATTTAAGTGGCAGCCTAACTTTCTAGTTTTCAGTGACTGCAAAAATTGTGAGCCATTTCGAAGTGACTGAAGCCCTCTGGCAGCAGGTTGTCCAGATTACGGCCAAAGGGGTGAAACTATCAGCTATAGCAAGAGAAGTTGATCATACATATGCTATATGGTTATATGCTTCTACAACGCCAGAAAAGTGACATCTGGTGGTTTGCAGAAATTATAGCACCCTGTATAGCACACTATGGATATAGTGCTTTACTATATCCATAGTAATATATCCAAGTTATAATAAATAACCTTTATTTTCCATTGCATTATGGAACCATTCAAACCAAACTAAACCTAAGTATGCTTCTTAAAATTTAAAAGTTTGACTACAATGACTGAACCTGAAATGCAGTACTTAAGCAGTAGGCACTAGATTTTAATGCAGTacgttctttcagtaggcgactggtcagtgttcataaCCACGGACATACTACCTATGTTAATCTCGTACTGCTTTGGCGTAGGCTACTGAATAAGAGGGAAGTTCGGAATTTCGGATTTAACTATACTGCATACTATATACTCAAAACCAAATTAGTATTAGTAAGGGACACACCCTTACTAGAAAGTACGAGTCAAGTTTTTCCACGATTAATTTTGTACTTTAGTTTTAGTCGGAATTCTTACTTAATTTACCTCTTAGAAATACTTTTCACACATACTTGGTTTTCATTCAAACCAATACCTAAAAGATATTTAGAACATATAAACCCATATTTGAGATAGCGAACTGCTTTTAAGCCCTTGTGTGTAGTTCAAACCCAGAAAACCCTCCACAACAACCTTCACCACAGCTTCAGAACGGTGTCACGTGGTTACCAAGGTTGGCTACTTGGTTGGCTGAAGAGACTGCACGTCAAACGAACAGCCAATCGTGAACGGTTTTCTACCAGTGGGTTGTACATTGTTCTTTGCTGTTTACATCTAATCGCTGAACTTTATAGTCCAGCATGTCTGTCTCCATAGTGAGAGCGACTGTCAAGGCGGTTAGCAGGCGGAGGATTTTAGCCACAAGAGCCGGCCTGACGCTGGTAGGCGCTCTCATTCACACGTTTACATACTTTAGTTGGTGAATATCAGACACCAACAAGCAGGCACTGAATGTAAACTCGTTAGCTAGTCGGCTAGTAAGCTAATCGGCATTCCTATTCGCTAACGTTAGCTGTTCTGTCCTCGTTCTGGATTTAGGTGACCTAGGTAACTGTCTCCCTGACTACGGCTCAACGGTAACTAGAATACACGTAACTAGGTAACTGTCTCCCTGACTACGGCTCAACTGTAACTAGAACTCctatagctagctagttaggtgCATAGCTTAGACGGCTAACTAGCTGATTGCGCTAGGTAGCTAAATGTGTAGCTAGCTATAAGCTACCTATGTTAGATAAGTTAAACCTTTAGCAAGCTAGCTGTTGTTCTGCAAATTGACAGTCAGGTGTGGCTAGTTTTCTAGCTAGCTGCAGAACAAAACTGCAGTAGTTTGCGGTGTAGTTGATGCAGTTTGCGTATTCCAAGGTAGATTAGCTAGGTTGGCTAATATGATACACTTGGGAAGAGTTAAGACGTTGGCTAGCTAGTTTCACGCTCGCTACTGCTGGGTAGAGCAGTGCCATGTTGTATAGCTAAAAACAACCTACAAATGAACTACAAGCGAGACTTTCGAAACGGGGGCATTTCCTGTGGTTACGTGGACAAGAATCATGTCTAAAACACATGACGAAACGTGCATTCCCTTACAGGAGTGGATTCTTCCAGAGTAAACTGTATGCCACTGCGTGTTCAGACAGTACTTTTCAAACTTGCTGGTTATTGATATGAGAGAACCTTAATCATCATTGCTGCTGATAACCTTACGCTCTGCATACTGGCCATTGCTGTTCTTCAGCAGTATACTGAATGAATAATGTAATCCAACCTTCAGTAAAAAGGTTGATCAATAAGACTGATAAATAATGTTCCAAATTTAAAACGCTACTTTCTATGTGTCTATAATGTCTGTGttgtcattctgtcttttgAACGACAAGAAAAAGCATTAAAATAGCTAGTGTTCGTATGAACCACATTTTGATTATGATCAATATTATTTGCTTTCCTCACTAGACACCTTCAGCTGTGAATAGAATCAAGCTTCTGTTGCAAGATAGGCCTGAATATGTAAGTAATCAAAATAGACCTGAATGTGTAAGTTACCAAGATGGGCCTGAATGTGTAAGTAATCTTAGCTGAGCTGTCACTGCATGCCTGAAATGGTTCTTACTGGTAAGATCGTTTCCTAGCAGTCTTGTCTTTGTGTAGATTGGGCTGAAGGTTGGAGTTCGGACCAGAGGTTGTAATGGCCTCACATACACGCTGGACTACACCAAAGAAAAGGACAAATCAGATGAGGAGGTGTGTCAAGATGGTGAGTGATGTGCTCCACTGCTGCACTTCAAACGCTCATTTTCTTCAgcagttttcttttcttttaactTTTTGTGTAACAGTAAATGGAGGTAAATTAGTAAATCCTTTGAAGTTCTGGTTGCACTACAGAAATTTGGCTTCAGCCAGGTGAAAGTAAGAACTACTTATTGGGTTGTCCAGGTGAGAGTAAGATCTACTTATTGGGTTGTTCAGGTGAGAGTAAGATCTACTTATTGGGTTGTCCAGGTGAGAGAAAGATCTACTTATTGGGTTGTTCAACAGAAGTGTAAAATTTTACTGCTTTAATTCAGAGCTGTGCAGTTCTCACAGTAGACCTTTCGATGACTCCTATTAGATCTCCATGAGTAACCCAGACAAAatgttattacattatatctcaAGTTTCTTTTGAGCACTGGGTACCACAATATAAACTGAAATGTGGTGCACTGTACAAATGTGCTGCTGGCATTAATGTTTGTGATGTCTTTTTTTCAGGTGTGAGAGTTTTTATTGAGAAGAAAGCTCAGCTTACTTTGTTGGGCACAGAGATGGATTTTGTTGAGACAAAGCTCTCCAGTGAGTTTGTGTTTAATAATCCCAACATCAAGGGAACGTGTGGTTGCGGGGAGAGCTTCAACATCTGAACCACTTTGTAGCACACACTGGGCCACTCGTTCTCTTCCTGTCATGTATACCCTGCAGGATGTAGTCTTCGTCTCCAGGCCAAGTTCCAGCCACTGTGTGGCAAGTGTGGGAAATATATTAGAAAAGGAAAGAAACTGTGATGCAAGAAAGTGTGACATGACTTGTAAATGAGGCATTGGATATCAGCTTCCTGTGCTGTGACCAGCAAAAACAATATTCAGTATTGTACCACCAATTACTAGAAATGCTGTAATTGTTTAGTGAATTGCATTCAACTCTGCTTCTTTCATGTGTGGAAAAGTGTGTACTCTAGGTTAATATTTATTTTCTAGCATAACCTGTGGAGTGATGGCCATTGATTTAAGTTTATTATTTAGTTTTAGGAAGATTCTGTTGATTTGAGACGTTCATCTCCTTGCTATGCTTCCAGAATACTTCCTTCACCCCATCAAAGGTGGGCCGTGGTAGTAATGCACGTGAGAGGGCATTGATCTTTCCCTCACAGTTACAACCCTTACTGGAGTGACACTTCCTGGTTTGACGTTCATTTGATTTGTACTCTGCTCAATGCATTTTAGTTACCCTGTAAACTTGAGCTGAACTGAGGTGTCATTCCTTATTTTTCTAAAGCTTTTCTGAAAATTTAAATGTTAGACATTTTGCCCTGAAAACTACAATGCaacctattgtttttttttttttttttttttttttttacataaccATATATTTGAGCTCACTGAAAGTCAGGAGTGGGATATTAAACATGTAGTCTAAGCAAAGATCAAGGACTCCTGAAAGCTGTTCAAGTAAGAACTGTATTGGAACTGGGTTTGCTTAATATGTGTTGCATTGTGCAGCAATTGAAAAGTTGAAATTGTAAAGAGTGTCTGATGCTACTCTGAAATTTTATGTTGTTAAAACCAAGAATAGTATATATCGAATGTGTAAAAAGCCTGTCTTTTAACGCACAATAAAGTTAATATACAGATACACAAATACAGGGTTTGTTTTTACTAATTGCACAGAAggatttttaaattttatttattttttatttttattttatttttatttatttagctgacgcttttatccaaagcgactTACAATACTATAAAAGAGTAGATACAATAAAATTCAGACTTGGCAAAAAATGGATGGTGGTGCAGTGGAGTGTTTAAAGTCACTAGAGCAGTTGCTCACTGAAGAGCTCAGTTTTTAAGAGTTTCTTAAAACTAGTGAGAGACTGCTCTGCTCTGATGGTCGATCAAAATTAGTTTCTCCATTagtttttatttaaatgaaaaagCAGTTCAGTAAATGTCATTGCCGCAGATAAGAGGAGGGGAGCAACGTATGAACTTCTCGCTCACAGATTGACCAAGGGTGTTTTTGTGTAAGGTTCTGTATCTCACAGATTGACCAAGGGTGTTTTTGTGTAAGGTTCTGCATCTCACAGATTGACCAAGGGTGTTTTTGTGTAAGGTTCTGCATCTCCGTCTCCTGTCACAGACACCAACTACAGAGCCAGCTGACATGCAGGAGGCCCCAGAGTACAGTTTTCTCTGCAAGTCCTTCAGGCTttcaaaaaatgtaaaacgtctaCCACCTGGACACACAAAAACGTAATACCCTGaaatatttcaaatattttCATACCTCATCATTTATGAGGGCCTAATAGAATACATTTTCAAAGTCAGATTATTACATCAACTTCTTAAAAGTTCTTAATGATCTTACATTCTACATCAAGCAGATATCAAGAATGTATGTTTGCCAGTGCAAAGTCTTTGTGAAAGGACTTAAATGCACCCATGCATTAGAAAAGCTACACATTGATGACACAAGTCAAGACATTGATTTAAAGCAATATGTACTGCTGCTGGTAGTCTGGAGGTATATACCTAGGTTTTTACATCAGAAAACATTTTCACAGCTTCTTGAAACCAATGGCAATTCATGACTTTAAAGCAAAATATATGGATCAGTGGGTCAGTTAGGAAATACTCAATCACAATCTGGTTTTTGTACTACATACTGAGAAAATTAACAAAGCTTTAGGAAGCTTTGCTAGCAGAATTACAGGGGTAGCCACAATAAACGTTCACATAGTCTTTCTACACCCTCCTtaccaccaccagcctgctTTAATGTGGGTAAGCTGAGATTTGAGGTTTTGATGAGCCAGTCTTTCATCTCCTGAATATGAGAGACTTCCACGCCCCTGTTGAACAGGTGCTGACAGCGTATACCATTCCATTCTGTGATAGAAGGAGAGAAATAGTGATGGCGGGGCACTGGAGGGACAGATGTCTTTCTCCAGTCCACGTTTGGTGTATACTTCACAGTTGATGTCTGATGATGGCATCGTCTGCTCTGATGGATGCAAAGCTTCTGAATGCTTGCTGGCAGAGGATCTAGAGTATGAAGACACCATGAGGATGCAGCCAGAGTTTCCCTAAAGGAGGCTGGTAGAAGTAAAGGGTGTAATGCTGAATGTTGTGGTTTATTGTGTATCCGCCTCTCCAGCTGTATCAGCAGGTCTGAAATCTGCACATAATTAAGTCATGATTACTTATATACCACAGAAGATTAGAAACttctttacatttttcacaGACTCATGGTATGTacataagaaagaaagagagtgcATGATGAAGTGTTTGGACACATATAGACTGTGTTTGCAAACTGTATTTATAGGGGTGTATTTTACCACTACTAAAAtaagtataaaaaaatatataaaataagtatttggacaccctgcgactttgcaagttctcccacttatacagttgtgatcaaatttattcaacccccactgaaataaagtgttttggccagtttgacattgattttgatcatttcagtcatcttatttacaattatatcaaagaggcacttataaattagacaaacataacataatatttatgatggaataaccacaaatgtctttactgtgctcacatcattatcagttttattcaaccccctagtgacattattttttagtacttagtacaacatccttttccagttatgacagctttcaagcgtgaagcatagcttgacacaagtgtcttgcagcgacctatgggtatcttagcccattcttcatgggcaaaagcctccagttcagtcacattcttaggcttgcgcactgcaactgccttctttaggtcccaccagaggttctcaattggatttaagtctggtgattgcgatggccactctagaatgttccagcctttcatgttcaaccatgctctagtggacttggatgtgtgcttcggatcattgtcctgttggaaggtccaacgtctcccaagccgcaggtttgtgactgactccatcacattttcctccaagatctcctggtactgaagggaattcatggtaccctgcacacgttgaagctttcctgtaccattagaagcaaaacagccccaaagcataattgaccccccgccatgcttcacagtaggcaaggtgttcttttgttcataagcctggttcttccttctccaaacatagcgctggtccattgtcccaaacagttctaatttagtttcatctgaccacagtacactgtcccaaaacctttgtggcttgtccacatgacttttggcatactgcagtcgacttttcttgttctttggagtcagcaagggggtgcgtctgggcgttctggcatggaggtcttcgttatgcagtgcgcgccttattgtctgagctgaaacttcagtgcccacatctgacaggtcttttttcagttccttagcagtcacgcagggatttttctccacattacgcttcaggtagcgcacagcagtcgcggtcaggatcttctttctgccacgaccaggtaacgtttccactgtgccctttaacttgaacttgcgaatgatacttccgatagtgtctcttggaatatttaacaacttcgcaatctttttatatccattgccattcttgtgaagagcaataacctcttctcttgtcttctgggaccattctcttgcctttaccatgcttggaaacacaccagtag
It includes:
- the isca1 gene encoding iron-sulfur cluster assembly 1 homolog, mitochondrial, translating into MSVSIVRATVKAVSRRRILATRAGLTLTPSAVNRIKLLLQDRPEYIGLKVGVRTRGCNGLTYTLDYTKEKDKSDEEVCQDGVRVFIEKKAQLTLLGTEMDFVETKLSSEFVFNNPNIKGTCGCGESFNI